Below is a window of Terriglobales bacterium DNA.
ATTTGGGAAGCTGATGCCTGCATCTTCCAATGCGGCGGCAACAACCGGTGCGTCATAAATGATGCCCTCAACGTTTACTAGCGGGCTATAATCCGCATCGCCGACCGATCCCGGTTGAGCCACGCTCGGTGGGAACGGTTTTTCGCGAGAGCCGGCGATAAGGTCCCGGTTTGGGCTGAAGTCTACAACGCCAGACTCAAAGAGAAATGTCCCATCAGAACGACGCGTAGCAGGCCGCGCCGCATCGCCAGCATTGTGCAATTTCTTGGAGAAGTTCACGCCTAGACGATCTGCTTCTACCTGGTCGCCAGCGTCCAGAATGATGTACCAGGCCGGCTTCAGACCAAACGGCGTCTTCACCGCACCCTTGTAGAGCGGCAGCGTGATCGTGCCCCTGGGAGTGCCTGCAGGAACATTAACAGTCGTCAACTGTTCGATGGGTATATCGAACTTACCTGATTTCAAAAGCTGGACAGGTCCGGCCAACTCTGGATCGATAAGCGAGTCAGGTGGGGGGAACTGTGAAATGTCGACTTTAGTTCCTATCGAAGCCAAAGGTGGAATGATGTTGCATCCGGGGCCGGGACCATTTGCTGCCGGCCCGGGACCATTCCCGGCTCGTAAGAGTCTACCTTCCCCTTCGTCTTGTCTGTCTCTATCAGCCGCAAATGCCGCGGCTGAAGAGAACATGATTACTGCCGCCGTTGCTGCTATGACTACTGCGTTTGCACGTTTCCACAGTCTGCTCATGCTTTCCCACTCCTGTATTGATGCGTGTTCATTGCAAGTCCTCCATGAAGTTCCGACAGACGAGCCTGTCGTTAACCCAGAAGATTCAGAGTGCGAACAACAGTTACAAGGTGAGCAGGGATGGTTGGGTGAAACGAGGATTAGTAGTTGCCGGGTGGCGCAACGTTTTCCCAATTTAAAATCGCTGGGCACATCCTAAGTTGGACTCCCAAGTGGTTCGACTCCTCAGTTGCCGGGTGGCCCACTCATCGCGGTGTTCGATGAGTGGGTTATCACAAGGTCTCATCTATAATTCGCCGCGTGCCGGGGGCCTCACCCTTCACACACTCACACAAACATCCGCCACTTAACTGGGAACTCTCACCATCTGCTGACTGGAGTTATCGTATTCGTTTCTCGCCGTATAGCGCTCTGGTTGATCAGTCAAACCGCGACAAGTGAGCTCGATTGTCACTGCGAACTGAATCGTGTTTGAGCCGCCGCGAGAAGTCCAAACGCCAGGACCTAAACCGCTTTCAAGGCGGACTTCCTGAACCTGATACGGCTGGGAGCTTCCCAGCGAGTCCAAGTGGATCGGAATGGTACGTTCTGCAATCTCACGAGTGGTGGGAACTAGCTTCCATTCGCCTCTAAGATCATCTGCTGCGAGTTGGCCTTCATTAGAGATTGTCGTAAGCAGGTAGAACCACGGTGGGAAGTTCCTACCATTGTCATATCGCTGCTCGACGCGAACAGTGCTGGCAATCTTCGGGGAAGCGAGCCTTCTGTTGAGAGCATTTGCCTCTCGTAATGCTTTCGTCTGAATCAATCCGACTTGTTGTGCCACAATGACACTCGCAAGCGCGATAACGACGCCGATCAAAGCAATTATGGCCATGGGAAAGCATTATGAAGTGTCATTTGCAGATACCGCAAGGGTTCCTTCCTGGCTGGGTGGCCCATCCTTGTTTTGATTCGGTGTGTTTAGAGATATCCCATTACGGAACTGTGAGTGTCCCATCGTTCGCTGGTGTTGCGAAGTGGGTTAGCTGTACAGGTGGTTACACGATTTTGACTTCTATGGCTGTTCCATTCTCGAACTTCGGGAAAAGCGTATCGCTATCCTTTTCGTAGCCCCACCTTTCGAACACACCGCGAAGGGTGCGACGCCCACATTTTAGGAGTTGCAGGCAAATACCAAAATGAAATCAAACCAGGAGGAAAGGGTGCGCCACTCAACCCAGAAAAAGCGCTCAGGGTCTCTTTAGCATGCTCTTGAAACCCTGAGCGTAGCTCGTTGGTCAGATCTTCTACTGTTCCTCGCGATGTTGGGTGTTCTCTGTGGCCACCCCAGAGATCGTTCCCGCAAACTCGCCAGTCGCGGCAAAGAGGACGGGATTGCCAAGGGTGTCGGACGCCACTGTCTCCACCGTCTCAGTCATCGTAAGAACGCCGGATGCGTGCTGGAAACGGCGGGTTCCACCGGTGATTTGAAACGTCAAAGTACAGTGAGCCACATTGGTAGTGAGATCTATGCAATCCCCTCCGTGCGTGAGATTGACTTCCAATAGACTGCCATCCCCGAAGCGAAACACGCCCACGCCCGCCAGTTCCGGGAGAAAGAGCTGAGTTGAGCCCGAGCAAGTGCTGGACGTCCCCGGAGAATTTGCGATCGCTCGTACATTCGTGACAGTGAATGAACCCAGCGTTCCTTCCCCGGCGAAGTTGTCGCCGTCGTTACTTGTGTTGGGTTGTTGGAGATTGATGGTGCTGGGCGCAGAAGTTCCGGAAAATGACATCTTTACAGACACATCCTGCGCGCGGGCGGCTATGACACCGAGATTGAGAATCAGTGCCACGGTTGCGAGGTGTTTCATTGGTCCCCTAACGGAACGGAACATGACTTCCTCCTAATTTATGTCTTGCCTACCGCACTAGAGTGCGATCAGCTGGGTTTTGTTTTTTGCACGCAGGCGAGCAATGAATTCAGGCAAACCAGTTCAGAGCCATCATCGGCCCGAAACCGGTGCAGTTCTCCCGAATTGAGCCACGCTTCCAGGGCAGGCCGGTCCAGGTTCGAGACCACGCCCACGTTTTCCAGAGCGATCATCTCCGTGTCAGAGCCGCAGAGCGGACACCAGGCACGAGGGGAAGTCCGGCCTCGCAGAATCAGCAGCGAATCGCTTTCGATCGTGATCTTCGTCAGCTTTGCCATCGGGAGCCTGTTTTCTGAAGCAACCCACGTGTTGAAACCAGCGCAGATTGCACGAACGCGGCTTGAGAAGTCCTTACAAGACGTCTGAAAACTTCTGATAATTTCTCGCATCTGGATAACAGCAAGAAAACGGGGAACTTGGATGTTTTCGAGTGAAAGCCGGAGGGATCAATCGCAAGGCTGGATCATGCTAAAATCCGCTCCCAACATTTCACGGGGACACTGCGCATGTCTGCGAGCGAGAGCTAGCGACTGAAAGAACTCTATCAATTTGGGCCTTTCCGAGTTGACCCGGAGAAGGAAGTGCTGTCACGTGCGGGCCAACCCGTCCAACTGACACCCAAGACGTTTCAAATTCTTCTCGTTCTTGTTCGCCACCATAAAGAAGTCGTCACTAAAGACGACCTGATGAAGGCAGTATGGCCGGACACGTTCGTTGAAGAGGCCAACCTCAGCCGCAACATCTTCATGCTTCGGAAGGCGCTGGGCGAGACTTTCCAAGACCACCAGTACATTCTGACGGTGCCAGGACGCGGTTATCGCTTCGCGGAGAACGTGCGCCTCGTCCCCGAGCAGGAAGTCAGCATTGTTGCTGCGCAGCACTCCAGAGTTCAGGTGCAGGTGGAAGAAACCAAGCCCTGGGCATGGATCGCGGTCGCAGTAGTGGTTCTGGTCGCCATGGCCGCTGGCGTGTTCAAACTGTTCGTCAAGCGGCCGTCTGTCCTCACGGGACACGATACTGTCGTGCTCGCTGATTTCGCGAATTCAACCGGCGACCCCGTCTTCGACGGCACTTTGCGCCAGGGCCTGGCCATTCAATTGGAACAATCGCCGTTTCTAAAAATTATGGACGACGCCCAGATGCAGCGTGATCTGCGGCTGATGAATCTCCAGCCCGGAGCGCACATCGGCACTCAGGTTGCGCACGATGTCTGTGTCCGGGAAGCAGGCGCGGCCACGATAGACGGCGCAATCGCCAGCCTGGGAAAAAGCTACGTCATCACCCTGCAGGCAACTGCGTGCCAGGAGGGGGCAACGCTCGCTCGCGAGCAGATTCAGGTCGAAGACAAAGAGCATGTGTTGAGCGCGCTGGGAAGCGCTGCAACTGCCATGCGTGGCAAGCTTGGAGAGTCGGTCACCTCGATCCAGAGGCTGAATCGTCCGTTGGAACAGGTCACTACTCCTTCGCTCGAAGCACTACAGAATTACACCGAAGGTGTTTCCGTGATGGGCCCGGGCCATTTCCTGGCGGCCGTTCCGTTGTTTGAGCGCGCTATCGCAATCGATCCAAAATTCGCGATGGCGTACTACCTTTTAGGCATCGCGGTTGAGCAGGCGGGCGATATGGAACGCAGCGCGGAATATGCCAAACAGGCTTTCGGGCTGATCGACCGCGTTTCGGAGTACGAACGGGCCGGCATCACTGCTTACTACTACAGAGCAACTGGCGAGCTCGACAAGGAGATCGACGCCTACCGATTGGGCGTAAACAACTATCCCCGGTATTGGGGTTTTCATACCCAACTAAGCCTTATCTACATCGATGAAGGGCGATATGACGAGGGGCTGAAGGAAGGCCAGGAGGCGGTTTTGCTGCAGCCCGACGTCGAACCTCCCTACCGCCGTCTATTGGACGCTTACATCTGCCTGGATCGCCTTCCCGAGGCCATGCAGGTGGCGGAGAGAGTGCGAGGGCTGGGGATCGACGGAGCGAGGATTCATCAGCGCTTCCTTGAATTGGCTTACGTGCAAGGCGATCGGGAGGGCATCTCCCGCGAGATTCAATGGTTTGCAGGCAAGCCGGAGGAGTACCTGAGCTTTGGCCTGCAGGCGGCCGACCTGAATCTGCACGGGAGACGCCGTGAATCGCATGAGCTGTATCAGCGTGCCGCCGACACGGCGCGGCGCATGGGTTTCCGCAGCGTTGCTGACGAGTTCGAAGAAACTGATGCGCGTGCTGATGCTTTTTCGGGAAATTGTCAGACGGCGCATCGTCGTGGGAGTCCGGCCTTAGCACTGGCGATTTGCGGCGACACCGCGAAGGCGGAGAAGCTCGCCGCGGCGAATTCGAAGCTTTTCCTAAACGGAACCATCTGGAACGCCGTACAGCTGCCCGAGATCCAAGCCATGATCGCACTCCACGGCGATCAACCAGCGCGAAGCATTGAGCTTCTCGCATCGGCCTCGCCGTACGAGCGCTCTTACATCGACGCAGCTTACTTGCGCGGACTCGCTTATCTTCGTTTGCATAAGGGTGTGGAGGCTGCGGCTGAGTTCCGGAAAATCATGGATCATAAGGGCGCCAATTGGGGCGCCACCTGGGTACACCCGAATTGGGGACAGTACTACTCGCTTTCCTATCTGGGGATGGCACGCGGCTTCGCACTCGCCGGTGAAAGTGCGAAGGCCAAAAAGGCATATCAGGACTTCTTCGAGTTGTGGAAAAACGCCAATCCCGACATCTCAATTCTGAAGCAAGCCAAGGCGGAGTGTGCCAGGCTATAGCGGTTTAAGTTTGCAGTTCGCATACCGCCTTGCTTCAGAGGCTGGGTGGCCGTCCTTCTTTTGATTCGGTCTTTTTAGAGATGTCCCATTACGGAACTGTGGCTGCTCCATCCTTCGCTGGTGTTGCGAAGGTGGGTTAGCTCTACTGGTGGTTAGACGATTTTTACTTCTATGGCTGTTCCATTCTCGAAAGTCGGGAAAAGCGTATCGCCTTCCCTTTCGCGAATCGAATAGCCTAACAATCGCGTTCCGCGTGCAATGGGTTTCGACTCGGACTCGCAATGGTAGAATCTGCCGCTGCATGCACAGGACTCTGAAATACACATTGCAGGTGCTGGCGGGAATCGGCCTGTGGGCGATCTTCTACTTTGGATGGATGTGGTGGCATGTGGCTGGCTACACCTACTACACACCATTGGGAGTCGACATAAGGAATTCGACTGTGTTTCTCAGCATTCACCTTTGGCCGCTTTCTGCGATCGTGTTTGTCTTGGCGCAGATCATTTCCTATCTGGGGATGAGGAGCTTCGTGAGGCAAGTAGAGAGCCCCGAATAGATGGCGGCAGGCAGATGTGCGGCCGATTGAACGCTGCACGGATCACGAATTATTCTGAATTAGTGGTGTCCGAATCTCGCTCGAACAACGGAGGTGGCATGAGACGTTTCGCCTGTCTGGCGGTATTGGTTCTTGGCTCGGTGGCTGCTCTCGCGCAGCAGTTCGCTTCAGTCCCGGGACAGGGCCGGTCGATGGTGGTTACGAAGTTCGGCATCGTTTCCACTCCGCAATTTCTCGCCTCGCAGGCCGGAGCCCACGTTCTTGAAGAAGGCGGCAATGCTGTCGATGCTGCCATCACGGCCAATGCCGTGATGGGCGTGGTCCAACCCTACGTGAACGGCATTGGCGGAGATCTGTTTGCTCTTTACTACGATGCAAAGACCGGCAAGCTTTATGGTCTGAACTCCAGTGGCTGGACCCCGAAGGCGCTGACCATCGATTACCTCAAGTCCAAAGGCGTGACTAAAATGAATCCCATCGGCGTCGAGACCATCGACATTCCCGGCGCCGTCGCGGGATGGGACGCGCTGCGCAGCCGCTTCGGCTCATTACCGTTCAGCCAGATTCTGGCTCCGGCCATCTACTACGCGCAGAACGGATTTCCACTGGCCGAGCGCAATGCGCGCTACTGGGTTGCCAGAAGACTTCTTAACCAGCCCGGCTACAAAGAGACCTACGTCATCTGGCCCACGGCGCCGAAGCCTGGCGACCTGTTCAGAAATCCCGCACTCGCCAATTCTCTTCGCCAGATCGCCGAGCATGGCCGCGACGCGTACTACAACGGTCCGATGACTGAGACGATGGTCAAGTTCCTCGATTCCCAGGGTGGGACTCACACCGTGGAAGACTTCCGCGACTTCCAGCCGGAATGGGTAGAGCCCATTTCCACCACTTACCGTGGCTGGACGGTCTACGAACTTCCTCCCAACGGCCAGGGCATCGACGCACTCTCGATGCTCAATATCATGGAACGCTTTCCCATGGCGCAGTACGGCCACAACTCGGTTGACGCGCTGCACGTGATGATCGAGGCCAAGAAGCTTGCCTATGCCGATATGTACAAATACGTCGCCGATCCGCATTTCACCACCGTTCCCGTAAAGGAACTTCTCTCGAAGGACCTGGCCGAGCAGCGTGCCAAGCTAATCGACATGAAGAAGGCCACGTGCGAGGTGGTTCCATCGCAAATCGCGGCGGAGCTTAATAAGATGGGCCACTCCACCATCTATCTCTCGACCATCGACAAGGATGGCAATATCGTCTCGCTCATTCAGAGCAACTATTCCGGCTACGGCACCGGATTCGTAGCTCCCGGTCTTGGCTTCTCATTCCAGAATCGCGGAGACCTTTTTCAGCTCACTCCTGGATTGCCCAACTCGCTTGCCGGACACAAGCGTCCTCTGCACACCATCATTCCCGCATTCATGGAGAAGGGCGACATTCATATCGGCTTCGGGATCATGGGTGGATGGAACCAGGGGCAGGCGCACGCGCAGTTCGTTTCCAATGTGGTGGACTTTGGGATGAACGTCCAGGCTGCGCTCGAACAGCCGCGCTTCACCAAGGAAACTTTTGACGGTTGCGATGTTCAGATGGAGCAGACCATCCCCGCCGACGTCCGCGCGGGTCTGACGGAACGTGGCCACCAGATTCGGCTTCTTGAACCTTTCTCCTTTACTGTGGGGCAAGGCGCGGCGGTCGTCCGCGACGGCACCCGCGAGGTGAATTTTGCTGCAGGAGATCCGCGCTCTGACGGGGCCGCCATCCCCCAAGAGCCGAGCACGAAGTAGCTCAAGCGGCAGTCAAAAATGGGAAACTAAGCGAAGGCTGCCCGGAGAGAAGAGGTTTGTTGAGTGACGTTCGGCTCGTGTTTACTTCGGGAATGAGTCGCCGAACATCGGATTCCCGCTCTTGGACTGTTGCTCGGTAGCCTCGTCCTGAATTACATCCCAGTGCTCGACAAGAATTCCATCCTTCAAGCGAACGATGTCCGCTGCGATCCAGTTCACCGGCAGTCCGATGTTGGAGAACCGGCCATGAACGATGACGTAGTCACCTTCTGCAAGAATCACCCCAGGCTCATATTTGAGCGACGGCGGCGCGGCCTTGATGAGGTTGAAGAGCCCGCCACGTCCCGGCTCGATATGGGCGCTGTGTTGAATGTAGTTGGGCGACCAAAATCGCTCCGCAGCCGAGTAGTCTCGCTTATTGAACAGGGTATCGAATGCCTTCAGTACGGTCGCCTTATTCTTTTCCGCATTTGAAGCGCTCATTGTTTTCCTCTCTTGCAAAGAAACGTTGGACGTTTTTGTTTTGAAACGGTTCATAAAGCTCGCTCGTACTTTCCTCATTGTCCCTTGCTCTCAGTCGGCCTAAAAATGAGACGCGGCTCGGCTACGGTTACGCTTGGCTCGGACCGAATAGCTTCAGCATTTGCTGGTTGAACCCGTTCACCAAAGCATGCTCCTCAGGGCCAGGATTGGCTCGCAGGGGTTTTGCCGCTTCAACGAGGATCTCGTTAGCATCTGTTCCAAGCACGTCTAACGTTGCGGCGATAAACCGGTCGAGAGGCATTGCCTGCTCGGCGTCCTGGCTATTCATGAGCTCCGTGCGCACCCAGGGTGGCGCCACCTCGAGCACTTGAACACCGCTATCGCGAAGCAAGAAGCGTTGCGATAAGACATAGGAGTGGAGCGCAGCTTTTGTGGCTGAATAGATAGCCGTCACAGCCAATGGCACAAAGGCAAGTACCGAGGTGTTGTAGAGAATCACACCGCGGCGGCTCTTAAGCTGATCCATGAGAGCCGATGTCAATCGAATGGGGCCCAGAAGATTGGTGGTAACGGTGGACACGAGCAGTTTGTCGTCGATGACACCCGCCGCCCGATCCGGTTCCATGATTCCAGCGTTATTGATGAGAACATTCAGATGCGAATGTTCTGCAATCAACTTCTTCGCCACTGCTTCGATACTGTCCGGGTCTGCGATATCGAGTTCGATCGCCTCGATGCCCGGATTGGCCTTCGCTACGGAGTCCAAATGGCTCTTGCGTCTGCCTGAGATGATCACTCTGTTTCCGCGTTTATGTAACTCCTCGGCCAGCGCGCGGCCAATACCCGATCCGCCGCCGGTAATGAAGATGGTGTTTCCGGTGAGATTCATAATTCCTCCGATCTGTGTGACTTCCGCTTCGGCGTTTTTGAACCGTTCGGTTCTATATGATGATGGGGATGTGCCGAGGTTGCAGAGATATTGAACTATTCGGTTCTTTATCGGACAATATCAGGATGGGGCGCCCGAAGAACTTTAGCCGAGAGGAAGTGCTGGAGAAGGCAATGCCTGTCTTCTGGAAGCACGGGTTTGCGGACACGAGCCTGCAGGAACTGGAACGAGCCACAGGCGTGAACAAGTCAGGGCTGTACACGGAGTTCCGAGACAAGGAAGATCTTTTTGTGGCATGCCTTCGGCACTACCTTGAGAGCCAGGGGAAGAGGGAGCTTCTCACTAAGGAGCCTCTCGGCTGGAACAACGTCGAGGCCTTTCTCCAGCATGGCCCTCTCAACAAAGGGGAACAGCAGGGATGCTTTTCCGTCAACTCCATGCGGGAGTTCGCTATTCTTCCGGATGAGGCGTATGGGGTCGTAACCGAGAATCGGGCACTATTGCAGCGCCATCTCGCGATGAATATCGAGGCGGAAAAGCCCAAAATGGCTCCTTCTGCAATTGCGGAGATGGTGCTGTCTTTCTTCTCCGGATTATGCATCGAGCGCAACCTCAAATCCAGCAAAGCCTCATCGACCCGCAAGATCGAAAACTTTATGACGGCCCTTCGCAGTCTCTAATGGAACGAATAGTCCTCTGTCGCGATGGCAGCATCTGGTTTTTAATCGTTGTCGTTGCCACCACGTGAGGGCGTCCACCCGATCAAGGGAGTTTTCTCTAACACGTCTCTTCGCACCTAATCCAAACGCTCGTTCCTGAACCTGCCTACCAACAACGCCACTGTGATCGCTATGTAGAGAACTCCGAGCACCAGTCGGCCCCAATTACCCTGGTCCAGCACCGGAGTCAACAGGATCGCCACTAGGAGCGATAGGAGGAGTAACAAATCCGGTCGCGATTGAAGTTTCGCGCGCACTGAGAAAACCTCAATTCAAGAGGCGATTGCTGCTGGCCGTGGTGGTTTCACGTACCAATTCATCCAGCATTGCAGCGCGGCCTACTTGGTGCCACGCCTGTTTCGACAGATTCAATTTGAGCGGATAGGACAGCTCTGCCACCGGTGCGTGTCCGCCATGCCCAGATTCTACCGCGTTACAATTCGAGTATGAGCGAGCAAATCAATATCTAGGTTGTCGGAGACTCACCGGGAACGAAGGGTTGAGCACTACTGCAAACAGTCTTATGACCAGCGGGTACACAGATCCCAGTATCGATGAATATCTGCGTAAGCGGCTGATGCCGGTGGAAGGTGCGATTCCGCATCTGCCCGGAATCGAGATGTACGGAAATTCTATTCCAGTCGGAACGGTGGGCGGCGACCTGTTTGAGTACATCAACTTTCAGCAGCGTTACGACCTTGATGCGCGCATTCAGCGGGCCGTGAGGCTATCGAAGGAATTTCTTGAGCCGCTTCCGCCAGGGGCATCACCTCGCAATTCGGTGGACGATCATGTGGAATGGTTGAAGTCCAGACCGCTTTATAGCCCCGAAATGGAAACCGAGTATAGGGACGCGAGAAGCTCGGAGCAAGTGCGGGTCGCCGAAGATCTGGGCGAGCTCTATACAACGGCTGGAGTACTGCTGGTGGATGCTGAGGGGCACGGGATTATTTCAGCCAAGATTGCCTCCACGGTGCACGATACCTTCCACGCTTTCATGCTCTCCGAACTCGACCGCTACGGCAAAACCACAGTCGAGCTATTTGAAAAAATCAATCTGCGATTGGCGCAATCGGTTACCGCTCGCAATTCGTTGGGAAGAACTGAGAAAGACTACGCGCGCGAGATCGCGACCATGCTGTACGGCGAAGTACATCCTTACGGCTACTTTCGATTCGTGAATTTTGGACATCCGCCGCCACTGGTGTTCTCCGCCGAATATCGCAGGTTCATGGAGATCGATAAAGAACGGATGGTGCAATTCCTGGCTTTGGGTTTGCAGATCCCCGAGGATCATCCGGATCGTAAGCGGTATTTCTCTTTGACACGCCGGCCGAGGCGAGCTAACGCGTCCGATGTCGCCGAAATCACGCTGATGAGTCCGGGCGACATTCTTTTCCTGTATACCGACGGGGTTTATGACGGCAGCGACAACGA
It encodes the following:
- a CDS encoding helix-turn-helix domain-containing protein; amino-acid sequence: MPVFWKHGFADTSLQELERATGVNKSGLYTEFRDKEDLFVACLRHYLESQGKRELLTKEPLGWNNVEAFLQHGPLNKGEQQGCFSVNSMREFAILPDEAYGVVTENRALLQRHLAMNIEAEKPKMAPSAIAEMVLSFFSGLCIERNLKSSKASSTRKIENFMTALRSL
- the ggt gene encoding gamma-glutamyltransferase; the protein is MRRFACLAVLVLGSVAALAQQFASVPGQGRSMVVTKFGIVSTPQFLASQAGAHVLEEGGNAVDAAITANAVMGVVQPYVNGIGGDLFALYYDAKTGKLYGLNSSGWTPKALTIDYLKSKGVTKMNPIGVETIDIPGAVAGWDALRSRFGSLPFSQILAPAIYYAQNGFPLAERNARYWVARRLLNQPGYKETYVIWPTAPKPGDLFRNPALANSLRQIAEHGRDAYYNGPMTETMVKFLDSQGGTHTVEDFRDFQPEWVEPISTTYRGWTVYELPPNGQGIDALSMLNIMERFPMAQYGHNSVDALHVMIEAKKLAYADMYKYVADPHFTTVPVKELLSKDLAEQRAKLIDMKKATCEVVPSQIAAELNKMGHSTIYLSTIDKDGNIVSLIQSNYSGYGTGFVAPGLGFSFQNRGDLFQLTPGLPNSLAGHKRPLHTIIPAFMEKGDIHIGFGIMGGWNQGQAHAQFVSNVVDFGMNVQAALEQPRFTKETFDGCDVQMEQTIPADVRAGLTERGHQIRLLEPFSFTVGQGAAVVRDGTREVNFAAGDPRSDGAAIPQEPSTK
- a CDS encoding PP2C family protein-serine/threonine phosphatase translates to MSTTANSLMTSGYTDPSIDEYLRKRLMPVEGAIPHLPGIEMYGNSIPVGTVGGDLFEYINFQQRYDLDARIQRAVRLSKEFLEPLPPGASPRNSVDDHVEWLKSRPLYSPEMETEYRDARSSEQVRVAEDLGELYTTAGVLLVDAEGHGIISAKIASTVHDTFHAFMLSELDRYGKTTVELFEKINLRLAQSVTARNSLGRTEKDYAREIATMLYGEVHPYGYFRFVNFGHPPPLVFSAEYRRFMEIDKERMVQFLALGLQIPEDHPDRKRYFSLTRRPRRANASDVAEITLMSPGDILFLYTDGVYDGSDNEEREHLEAVMREHYWQSAKDICNALLEHATRDDDHLRQIGEPDRIDDKTVFIIKRQ
- a CDS encoding ester cyclase, translated to MSASNAEKNKATVLKAFDTLFNKRDYSAAERFWSPNYIQHSAHIEPGRGGLFNLIKAAPPSLKYEPGVILAEGDYVIVHGRFSNIGLPVNWIAADIVRLKDGILVEHWDVIQDEATEQQSKSGNPMFGDSFPK
- a CDS encoding SDR family NAD(P)-dependent oxidoreductase — its product is MNLTGNTIFITGGGSGIGRALAEELHKRGNRVIISGRRKSHLDSVAKANPGIEAIELDIADPDSIEAVAKKLIAEHSHLNVLINNAGIMEPDRAAGVIDDKLLVSTVTTNLLGPIRLTSALMDQLKSRRGVILYNTSVLAFVPLAVTAIYSATKAALHSYVLSQRFLLRDSGVQVLEVAPPWVRTELMNSQDAEQAMPLDRFIAATLDVLGTDANEILVEAAKPLRANPGPEEHALVNGFNQQMLKLFGPSQA
- a CDS encoding winged helix-turn-helix domain-containing protein, with the protein product MLSRAGQPVQLTPKTFQILLVLVRHHKEVVTKDDLMKAVWPDTFVEEANLSRNIFMLRKALGETFQDHQYILTVPGRGYRFAENVRLVPEQEVSIVAAQHSRVQVQVEETKPWAWIAVAVVVLVAMAAGVFKLFVKRPSVLTGHDTVVLADFANSTGDPVFDGTLRQGLAIQLEQSPFLKIMDDAQMQRDLRLMNLQPGAHIGTQVAHDVCVREAGAATIDGAIASLGKSYVITLQATACQEGATLAREQIQVEDKEHVLSALGSAATAMRGKLGESVTSIQRLNRPLEQVTTPSLEALQNYTEGVSVMGPGHFLAAVPLFERAIAIDPKFAMAYYLLGIAVEQAGDMERSAEYAKQAFGLIDRVSEYERAGITAYYYRATGELDKEIDAYRLGVNNYPRYWGFHTQLSLIYIDEGRYDEGLKEGQEAVLLQPDVEPPYRRLLDAYICLDRLPEAMQVAERVRGLGIDGARIHQRFLELAYVQGDREGISREIQWFAGKPEEYLSFGLQAADLNLHGRRRESHELYQRAADTARRMGFRSVADEFEETDARADAFSGNCQTAHRRGSPALALAICGDTAKAEKLAAANSKLFLNGTIWNAVQLPEIQAMIALHGDQPARSIELLASASPYERSYIDAAYLRGLAYLRLHKGVEAAAEFRKIMDHKGANWGATWVHPNWGQYYSLSYLGMARGFALAGESAKAKKAYQDFFELWKNANPDISILKQAKAECARL